Proteins encoded in a region of the Scrofimicrobium sp. R131 genome:
- a CDS encoding ABC-F family ATP-binding cassette domain-containing protein translates to MAHLLGAEKLHLEYPTTTIFTDVTLGISEGDRIGIVGRNGDGKTTLLRLLAGDLEPDRGQVIPRGDLRVGYLGQADQFPPEVTVREAVVGDLAEHEWAGESRIREIIAGLVADLPWESRVGELSGGQVRRVALASLLVQEWDLLILDEPTNHLDLQAIAWLARHLQQRWAPGKGGLLVVTHDRWFLDEVSNATWEVHDGIVEPFEGGYAAYVLQRVERDRQAAVKEAKRQNLLRKELAWLRRGAPARTSKPKFRLDAASALISDVPPLRDSVQLSQLATARLGKRVVVLLDVSFSYGDNPILSDITWRIAPGERSAILGANGAGKSTLLRLIEGDLSPTSGLVRHGKTVKLAVLDQRFRALEDIAEDRVREVLARTKTSFEVDGKELTPAQLLERLGFSTAHLSAYVGELSGGQKRRLQLLLILLSQPNVLILDEPTNDVDHEMLTAMEDLLDSWPGTLIVVSHDRYLVERVTDQQYAILDGTLRHLPGGVDEYLALSAAGGGSGLPESSVGSGPAVSGLAESGLAMSGLSGAERRALEKELAAIERKLARISGEIAKVHEQMAAHDQSDYSGLSDLTAKLRAKEDEVDDLESRWLELSNSLE, encoded by the coding sequence GGAATCTCCGAAGGTGACCGAATCGGGATTGTGGGGCGCAACGGGGACGGCAAGACGACCCTGTTGCGCCTGCTGGCCGGGGACTTGGAGCCCGACCGGGGTCAGGTGATCCCGCGCGGGGACCTGCGGGTTGGCTACCTGGGGCAGGCAGACCAATTTCCCCCCGAGGTGACGGTGCGCGAGGCGGTGGTGGGTGACCTCGCTGAGCACGAGTGGGCGGGCGAAAGCCGGATCCGGGAGATCATCGCGGGGCTGGTAGCTGACCTGCCCTGGGAGAGCCGGGTGGGCGAACTCTCGGGAGGGCAGGTGCGGCGCGTGGCGCTGGCTTCGCTCCTGGTTCAAGAGTGGGACCTGCTGATTCTGGACGAGCCCACCAACCACCTGGACCTGCAGGCCATCGCCTGGCTGGCACGCCATTTGCAGCAGCGTTGGGCTCCGGGCAAAGGCGGGCTGCTGGTCGTCACCCACGACCGCTGGTTCCTGGACGAGGTCTCCAACGCCACCTGGGAGGTGCACGACGGGATTGTCGAGCCCTTCGAAGGAGGCTACGCCGCCTACGTGCTGCAGCGGGTGGAGCGCGACCGCCAAGCTGCGGTGAAGGAAGCCAAACGGCAAAACCTGCTGCGCAAAGAACTGGCCTGGCTGCGCCGGGGTGCCCCCGCGCGAACCAGCAAACCCAAGTTCCGCCTCGACGCGGCCAGCGCCCTCATCAGTGACGTTCCCCCGCTGCGGGACTCGGTGCAACTGTCACAGTTGGCCACCGCACGCCTCGGGAAACGAGTCGTGGTCCTGCTGGACGTCAGTTTCAGCTACGGCGACAACCCCATTCTAAGCGACATCACCTGGCGCATTGCCCCCGGCGAGCGGTCCGCCATCCTGGGCGCCAACGGGGCCGGCAAATCGACTCTGCTGCGCCTAATCGAAGGGGACCTCTCCCCCACCAGCGGGCTGGTTCGACACGGCAAAACCGTCAAGCTGGCGGTGCTGGACCAGCGGTTCCGCGCGTTGGAGGACATTGCGGAGGACCGGGTGCGGGAAGTGCTGGCCCGGACCAAGACGTCGTTCGAAGTCGACGGCAAGGAGCTGACCCCCGCCCAACTGCTGGAGCGGCTGGGATTCTCAACCGCACACCTGTCCGCCTACGTCGGCGAGCTGTCCGGTGGGCAGAAGCGGCGCCTGCAGTTGCTACTGATCCTGCTGTCGCAGCCGAACGTGCTGATATTGGACGAGCCCACCAACGACGTGGACCACGAGATGCTGACCGCGATGGAGGACCTGCTGGACTCCTGGCCCGGGACCCTGATCGTCGTGTCGCACGACCGGTACCTGGTGGAGCGGGTGACGGATCAGCAGTATGCGATCCTGGACGGGACGTTGCGGCACCTGCCCGGTGGGGTCGACGAGTACTTGGCGCTGAGTGCGGCCGGTGGCGGGTCCGGGCTGCCTGAGTCGAGCGTTGGGTCGGGTCCGGCCGTGTCCGGGCTGGCTGAGTCGGGGCTGGCCATGTCCGGGCTGTCCGGGGCCGAGCGGCGGGCCCTTGAGAAGGAACTGGCGGCGATCGAACGAAAGCTAGCCCGGATCAGCGGGGAGATTGCAAAGGTGCATGAGCAGATGGCAGCTCACGACCAGAGCGACTACTCGGGGTTGAGTGACTTGACCGCTAAACTGCGCGCCAAAGAAGACGAGGTTGATGACCTTGAGTCCAGGTGGTTGGAACTGAGCAACTCGCTGGAATGA
- the cas2 gene encoding CRISPR-associated endonuclease Cas2, with protein MRATLPELMSIIGVETWVWRPAMSDDPMWSIVMFDLPVATKEQRRQASQFRKLLLDSGYTMLQFSVYTRYLPTGTNNHGTINRIKRALPDGGEVRIVHITDRQWATAFRFVAAESVPPEETPQQLAFF; from the coding sequence ATGAGGGCGACGTTGCCAGAGTTAATGTCAATTATTGGGGTGGAAACCTGGGTCTGGCGACCTGCAATGAGTGACGATCCGATGTGGTCAATTGTTATGTTCGATCTTCCGGTCGCAACCAAAGAGCAACGACGGCAAGCATCCCAGTTCAGGAAGCTTCTGCTTGATTCTGGGTATACTATGCTCCAGTTCTCCGTATACACCAGGTATCTACCTACTGGGACCAACAACCACGGGACAATTAATCGCATCAAGCGCGCCCTACCAGATGGTGGAGAAGTTCGCATCGTCCACATCACCGATCGTCAATGGGCTACTGCTTTCAGATTTGTGGCCGCAGAGTCAGTCCCGCCTGAGGAAACGCCACAACAGCTTGCTTTTTTCTGA
- the cas9 gene encoding type II CRISPR RNA-guided endonuclease Cas9 (Cas9, originally named Csn1, is the large, multifunctional signature protein of type II CRISPR/Cas systems. It is well known even to general audiences because its RNA-guided endonuclease activity has made it a popular tool for custom editing of eukaryotic genomes.) produces MIEQDIENQFRYRVGIDVGLNSTGFCAVQMDDAGYPIKLLNSVVFVHDAGVDPGSQKSATTRLAVAGVKRRTRRMFRRRKNRLRDLDNWIVSQGWPLVNLEDEKDPYLPWLIRAELAQHPVDNPIELGRNLSIALRHMARHRGWRNPYAQVRTLYHQVDPSPQMVAFRERVGTLTGRETYDDETPAELVVKLQLNPLIKLRGPEGLLGGKLMQSDNANELRQIARTQGLSDDLVREMIDHVFQAQSPKGSALGRVGKDALPGQEHLLRATKASEAFQEFRIVTVVANLRVVDPGQGERRLTTDEQSSIIRYLMREVPVGERITWADVSAVIGIDRKHLKGTAAMGPDGERPSSFPPTNTTDMRIRQCKVKPIVNWWQSADSLSRSALINELANSGYEPESEEVLDEINSLIQTLSDVDIEKLSGLALPAGRGAYSEDSMRRLSAYMLETGADLTEARMAVFGVSSDWVPPADPIDMPVGNPAVDRVTKQVARWLRAVEQKWGTPESVNIEHVRNALGSVAAARKLDYENNRRYKRNLEIYDQMIEDMGNIGKGRRSDLNRYLAIQRQNSQCVYCGSPIGYTDAEMDHIVPRKGVGSTNTRNNLVATCRRCNHAKGKLPFAVWAAKASIPGVSVDEAIARVKHWNADAGMTAKDKKRFTSEVIARLTKTEEDPDIDNRSIESVAWMANELHLRIKHHYKNTGGETSVAVYQGLITAEARKASGFEGRVNLIGGRGKTRLDRRHHAMDALTIALVNPSIAKTLAERINLRNSERAVRSAETWKSFDGSSPAARAKYAHWLDEMMIASELFNLALSEDQIPIIQPLRLRLGNSAAHEDTIRPLVHKVLSGEFTAAEVDRASTPALWCALTRLADFDPKDGLPADPERSIVVNGRRFGPLDTIGIFGVKAASIAVRGGSAELGSAIHHARIYRVPGKSKPIYGMVRVYTVDLLKHQHEDLFSVELPPQSVSMRWTEKRIRDAIRNGTAEYINWITIGDELELDMSSFKTGQVGQFLEVFPEVSRWSIDGYYTESRLRLRPIALSAEGLANLDIGRIDEALLDSVTKILDRPGWSPAVSIVFHDAEAKVIRRTTLGAPRLIPDSGLPTGWTAER; encoded by the coding sequence ATGATTGAACAGGATATTGAGAATCAGTTTCGTTATCGGGTGGGCATCGACGTCGGCCTGAACTCAACTGGGTTTTGCGCAGTCCAAATGGATGATGCTGGCTACCCCATCAAATTGCTGAACTCCGTCGTCTTCGTGCATGATGCCGGCGTGGACCCTGGCTCGCAGAAGTCCGCAACCACTCGCTTGGCTGTCGCTGGAGTAAAACGTCGAACGCGCCGGATGTTTCGACGCCGAAAGAACCGACTCCGGGACCTAGACAACTGGATTGTGTCTCAAGGGTGGCCCTTGGTCAACCTGGAGGACGAGAAGGACCCCTACCTTCCTTGGCTGATCCGAGCTGAACTGGCACAGCATCCTGTGGATAACCCAATCGAACTGGGACGCAATCTCTCAATCGCATTGCGTCATATGGCGCGGCATCGTGGCTGGCGAAACCCCTATGCCCAGGTACGGACTCTCTATCACCAGGTTGATCCTTCCCCTCAAATGGTTGCTTTTCGCGAGAGAGTGGGCACGCTGACCGGCCGAGAAACCTATGACGACGAGACTCCGGCCGAGTTGGTCGTGAAGCTCCAACTCAACCCCTTGATCAAACTGCGAGGGCCGGAGGGACTCCTCGGCGGCAAGCTGATGCAGTCCGACAACGCCAATGAACTTCGACAAATCGCCAGGACACAGGGCCTGTCAGACGACCTTGTGCGGGAAATGATTGATCACGTCTTTCAAGCACAGTCGCCAAAGGGAAGCGCACTTGGGCGAGTCGGGAAAGACGCACTGCCAGGGCAAGAGCACCTGCTACGAGCAACTAAAGCGTCGGAAGCATTCCAAGAGTTTCGGATTGTCACGGTAGTAGCGAATCTCAGAGTAGTAGACCCAGGTCAGGGAGAACGCCGCTTGACTACCGATGAGCAAAGCTCGATTATCCGGTACCTAATGCGGGAAGTCCCCGTCGGAGAAAGAATTACTTGGGCTGATGTATCCGCGGTGATTGGGATTGATCGGAAGCACCTCAAGGGGACAGCTGCGATGGGACCCGATGGTGAGCGCCCGTCGAGCTTCCCCCCAACCAACACCACCGACATGCGGATCCGCCAATGCAAAGTCAAGCCGATTGTCAACTGGTGGCAATCAGCTGACTCACTGTCCCGAAGCGCTCTGATCAATGAGTTGGCAAACTCAGGTTACGAACCTGAGTCAGAGGAAGTCCTAGACGAGATCAACAGTTTGATCCAGACACTGTCCGATGTCGATATAGAGAAGCTCTCAGGACTGGCTTTACCGGCCGGAAGGGGGGCCTACTCCGAGGACTCCATGCGCCGTTTGTCAGCGTACATGCTAGAGACCGGAGCCGACCTGACCGAAGCTCGCATGGCAGTATTTGGAGTTTCATCGGACTGGGTTCCCCCAGCCGACCCGATCGACATGCCAGTGGGAAACCCTGCTGTTGACCGGGTAACCAAGCAGGTCGCGCGGTGGTTGCGCGCGGTGGAGCAGAAATGGGGCACTCCAGAGTCTGTCAATATCGAGCATGTCAGAAATGCATTGGGAAGCGTGGCCGCGGCTCGCAAACTCGACTATGAAAACAACCGTCGGTACAAACGTAACCTCGAAATCTACGACCAGATGATCGAGGACATGGGGAACATTGGCAAAGGTCGCCGATCGGACCTGAACCGATATCTGGCGATTCAGCGACAGAACAGCCAGTGCGTCTACTGCGGTAGCCCGATAGGGTACACCGATGCAGAGATGGATCATATTGTCCCACGCAAGGGCGTAGGATCAACGAACACTAGGAACAACCTCGTTGCAACCTGTCGTCGATGCAACCACGCTAAAGGCAAACTGCCATTTGCTGTCTGGGCTGCGAAAGCCTCAATTCCCGGCGTATCAGTGGACGAGGCAATTGCACGCGTAAAGCACTGGAACGCAGATGCTGGAATGACCGCCAAGGACAAGAAGCGCTTTACTTCTGAAGTGATTGCGCGGCTCACCAAGACTGAGGAAGACCCGGACATCGACAACCGATCGATCGAGTCAGTGGCCTGGATGGCAAACGAGCTGCACCTGAGAATCAAGCACCACTACAAGAACACAGGCGGGGAAACATCTGTGGCGGTGTATCAGGGATTGATTACTGCTGAAGCCCGCAAAGCGTCTGGTTTCGAAGGGCGAGTCAACCTAATCGGCGGACGAGGAAAGACACGGCTTGACCGTCGACACCATGCCATGGACGCACTCACAATCGCTCTAGTGAATCCCAGCATCGCGAAGACACTTGCTGAGAGGATCAACCTTAGAAACTCAGAGCGCGCCGTGAGAAGTGCGGAGACCTGGAAGTCATTCGACGGGTCCTCCCCTGCCGCTCGGGCCAAGTACGCACACTGGCTCGACGAGATGATGATCGCGAGCGAACTGTTCAACCTCGCTTTGTCCGAAGACCAGATTCCGATCATTCAGCCACTACGGCTGCGGCTGGGAAACAGTGCTGCTCACGAGGACACCATCCGGCCGCTGGTTCACAAGGTTCTTTCCGGCGAGTTCACCGCAGCAGAGGTAGACCGGGCGTCAACCCCAGCCCTGTGGTGTGCACTGACGCGTCTGGCGGACTTTGACCCGAAGGACGGTCTCCCCGCAGATCCAGAGCGATCGATTGTCGTAAATGGACGCCGGTTCGGTCCGCTGGATACGATCGGCATCTTTGGGGTAAAGGCTGCTTCAATTGCGGTTCGTGGTGGTTCTGCCGAACTGGGTTCTGCTATCCATCACGCCCGAATCTATCGGGTCCCCGGCAAGAGCAAGCCGATCTATGGCATGGTCCGCGTTTACACAGTGGATTTGCTGAAGCATCAACATGAGGACCTCTTTTCTGTGGAGCTTCCCCCTCAGTCCGTCTCCATGCGGTGGACTGAAAAGCGGATCAGAGATGCAATCAGGAATGGTACAGCCGAGTACATCAACTGGATCACCATTGGAGATGAGCTGGAGCTGGACATGTCATCGTTCAAGACAGGCCAGGTCGGGCAGTTCCTTGAGGTGTTCCCGGAGGTTAGTCGATGGAGCATCGATGGGTACTACACTGAGTCCAGGCTGCGACTTCGTCCAATTGCCCTTTCCGCTGAAGGGCTGGCCAACCTGGACATTGGAAGGATTGACGAGGCGCTCTTGGACAGTGTGACGAAGATTCTAGATCGTCCTGGCTGGTCTCCGGCAGTGAGTATTGTCTTTCACGACGCCGAGGCCAAAGTCATCCGAAGGACTACCCTTGGCGCCCCAAGGTTGATACCGGACTCGGGCCTCCCCACCGGGTGGACGGCAGAACGATAG
- the cas1 gene encoding type II CRISPR-associated endonuclease Cas1: MALQWRVADCSDLQCSIRSLRGQILVEAADRQPTYLPVAELAVLLVGPSTQLSTGVLHLLANNDVAVLVTDWRRIPVSALHTWGKHTRVGARTAAQVAASQPKKKALWASIVKAKIRGQANVLKALERRGAPTLENLARQVRSGDPGNLEAQAARLYWECLYADQSFARQPGSGEGANACLDYGYAILRGVGIRAVFSAGLSPTIGVFHRGRSNAFNLVDDLIEPFRPVVDQITAGLPGGSSPEAPGVKRLLVSSIDRQFTSTGLSVAAEFERLAQAVGRYYEGDVARVNVNYWGGNLGLATCNE; this comes from the coding sequence ATGGCGTTGCAGTGGAGGGTTGCTGACTGTTCTGATCTACAATGCTCAATTCGCTCACTACGTGGACAGATTCTGGTTGAAGCTGCCGATAGGCAACCAACTTATCTGCCGGTCGCGGAGTTGGCAGTGCTGTTGGTTGGGCCAAGCACCCAACTTTCTACCGGAGTCCTCCACTTGCTCGCGAACAACGATGTGGCTGTATTGGTCACAGACTGGCGGCGCATCCCAGTCTCAGCTTTGCATACTTGGGGCAAACACACTCGTGTTGGTGCACGCACTGCGGCACAGGTAGCTGCCTCACAGCCCAAGAAAAAGGCCCTTTGGGCAAGCATTGTCAAAGCAAAGATACGCGGCCAAGCTAATGTCTTGAAGGCATTGGAGCGAAGAGGGGCACCTACCCTCGAAAACCTGGCTAGACAAGTCAGGTCGGGGGACCCGGGTAATCTCGAAGCCCAAGCAGCGCGACTTTACTGGGAATGTCTTTATGCAGACCAATCCTTCGCCAGACAGCCTGGCTCGGGAGAAGGTGCAAACGCGTGTCTGGACTATGGCTACGCTATTCTTCGTGGAGTTGGGATTCGTGCTGTGTTTTCAGCTGGTTTGAGCCCCACAATAGGTGTCTTCCACCGAGGTAGATCAAATGCGTTCAACCTAGTGGACGATCTGATCGAGCCTTTTCGACCAGTCGTTGACCAGATTACTGCTGGACTACCCGGAGGATCTAGTCCTGAAGCTCCAGGCGTCAAACGATTACTGGTGAGCTCTATTGACCGTCAGTTCACATCCACGGGACTATCGGTCGCAGCTGAGTTTGAAAGACTAGCTCAGGCGGTTGGCCGTTATTATGAGGGCGACGTTGCCAGAGTTAATGTCAATTATTGGGGTGGAAACCTGGGTCTGGCGACCTGCAATGAGTGA